One window of Aspergillus oryzae RIB40 DNA, chromosome 3 genomic DNA carries:
- a CDS encoding putative INO80 chromatin remodeling complex (Ies1) (predicted protein), whose product MAEVESTVADDSFVHSEPQDEQQTHNMTVGTRRQANGTIGSVYSGNKIRHLKKEDGIPLWRKDIQHQFLKLVFEDKTPVFTRWPDGQKGLDFADVYIDAMAKSSKTSKILKDKLQNDKQAAISMAMVCLLVNFGRMNTTLNFFPEMRAQLRTYHSIPSLQAHQDPNAYKQLQDAPRLKSILKGASEDVDQPNTLDKIKRQRIPRTNPVHLIFVMAQYAPKVSELHFFPPRDFFDLVMRSTLSSKSRARAFLWLMWWYLESDFSPEAALNNPFGPGLDGEGTGGLPIKVPNFESLTEEQANEENVDTQSEIEYGEAKRLERKRILEEEEPIPRITKRSKKSLLEPGYDDDQVSGDLSSRGDGLGGRGSAMSTPLHPSAKRYPDDEDDYLTPGQSARSRYKRPKRDSSLNRSVGSGHPILNRFVPEPTLPQQSSSRRPRPLTQHQLAVEQNRRQRIEYILAKRKNEAYRLLRAKRETEIPFHRYNRLLQNVPDNYDTEDEEHSWGKGGLIPNPEEEEDYGECASFYLSVIRKAARRLDRWDYEDANGPRRDRKREREERQKARQSGIGLDTDLTGRVPTSARSRARAARNAKRKLAGATTDASTAATPKTKSTSASRSKNNRSRTSRPTGDALAAADGATKDGLEAPSQDQELSSMPGDMDGEAEGLDDIDRELLGEGSGEEDEGVSRGPLPSRPAEPGYEDSFIGEGVDDDADALSSDENDDEADEDDLEEGEGDVDVEGDGDENSSTFEGGNGYAASEASSVAGDAADKSLERRTGEKDEESRGDH is encoded by the exons ATGGCCGAAGTCGAAAGCACCGTCGCAGACGACTCGTTCGTACACTCCGAACCTCAAGATGAGCAGCAAACCCATAACATGACGGTTGGCACGCGACGCCAGGCAAACGGTACAATCGGCTCCGTTTACTCGGGGAACAAAATCAGGCATctcaagaaggaggatggaATCCCGTTATGGCGCAAGGACATCCAGCATCAGTTTCTCAAACTTGTCTTCGAGGACAAGACACCCGTCTTCACTCGTTGGCCAGACGGACAGAAGGGCCTGGACTTTGCGGATGTCTACATCGATGCTATGGCAAAGAGTAGCAAAACGAGTAAAATTCTGAAGGATAAACTTCAAAACGATAAGCAGGCCGCCATCAGCATGGCGATGGTCTGTCTACTGGTGAATTTCGGACGCATGAATACCACACTCAACT TTTTCCCTGAAATGCGTGCTCAACTGCGGACTTATCACTCTATCCCTTCCTTGCAAGCCCACCAGGACCCCAATGCCTACAAACAGCTACAAGATGCCCCGCGTCTGAAGTCAATCCTTAAGGGAGCATCAGAGGATGTTGATCAGCCGAATACGCTCGATAAGATCAAACGTCAGAGAATTCCTCGGACAAACCCGGTCCATCTTATTTTCGTTATGGCCCAGTACGCTCCCAAGGTATCTGAATTGcacttcttccctccccGCGACTTTTTCGACTTAGTCATGAGATCTACGCTCAGCAGCAAGAGTCGTGCGAGGGCCTTCTTGTGGTTGATGTGGTGGTATTTAGAGAGTGACTTCTCGCCTGAGGCAGCCCTGAACAACCCATTCGGCCCCGGTCTGGATGGTGAAGGAACTGGGGGTCTGCCAATCAAAGTACCAAATTTTGAGAGTCTCACTGAAGAGCAGgcaaacgaagaaaatgtgGACACACAGTCCGAAATCGAATATGGAGAAGCCAAACGCTTGGAGCGTAAAC GTAtcttggaagaagaagagccaaTCCCAAGGATAACTAAACGGTCTAAGAAAA GCCTCCTGGAGCCTGGATATGACGATGACCAGGTTTCAGGCGATCTTTCTAGCCGAGGGGATGGCCTTGGAGGTCGTGGATCTGCTATGTCGACCCCATTGCACCCCTCGGCCAAACGCTATCcggatgacgaagatgactaTCTAACCCCGGGACAATCTGCCCGTTCCCGATATAAGCGACCCAAGCGGGATTCATCTCTTAATCGTTCTGTTG GTTCTGGTCACCCGATTCTCAATAGGTTTGTTCCGGAGCCTACTTTGCCCCAACAGAGCTCTTCCCGCCGTCCCCGCCCGCTTACCCAGCATCAGCTGGCTGTGGAGCAAAACAGGCGGCAGCGTATTGAATACATCCTCGCCAAGCGGAAGAATGAGGCTTACCGGCTCCTCCGCGCGAAACGTGAAACCGAAATCCCGTTCCACCGCTATAATCGCTTGCTGCAGAATGTCCCCGATAACTACGacacggaagatgaggaacACTCGTGGGGCAAGGGGGGCTTGATTCCCAAccccgaagaagaggaagattaCGGCGAGTGTGCCAGCTTCTACTTGTCCGTCATTCGTAAAGCCGCAAGGCGACTAGACCGGTGGGACTATGAAGATGCCAATGGTCCGAGGAGAGACcgaaaaagggagagagaagagcGACAGAAGGCAAGACAAAGCGGAATTGGTCTTGACACGGACCTAACAGGGCGTGTGCCCACCTCTGCACGTAGCAGAGCTCGAGCTGCGCGTAATGCCAAGCGCAAGCTCGCTGGTGCAACTACGGATGCCTCTACGGCTGCGACTCCCAAAACTAAGAGCACGTCGGCATCTCGTTCCAAGAACAACCGGAGCCGTACAAGCCGTCCCACTGGGGATGCACTGGCAGCTGCTGATGGTGCTACTAAGGATGGTCTTGAGGCGCCATCTCAAGACCAGGAACTGTCATCCATGCCTGGGGATATGGACGGTGAAGCGGAAGGCCTTGATGACATTGACCGCGAACTTCTTGGCGAGGGAAGcggtgaggaggatgagggtgttTCTCGAGGGCCTCTACCTTCCCGTCCTGCGGAGCCAGGCTACGAAGATAGTTTCATCGGCGAAGGTGTGGATGACGATGCAGACGCGTTATCTTCggatgagaatgatgatgaagcagatgaagatgatcttgaggaaggagaaggggacGTTGATGTTGAAGGTGATGGTGACGAAAACTCATCCACATTTGAAGGCGGCAATGGATATGCCGCCAGTGAGGCTTCGTCAGTTGCTGGCGATGCCGCTGATAAAAGCTTGGAAAGGCGAacgggagagaaagacgaagaatcCCGAGGTGATCATTGA